The genomic DNA GCGCCCCGCCGTCTGATTCGCCGTCACCAGCGCCGACATATGCGGCCAGCCCACGAGATCGTCCGAGTGCGCCCTGAGGTCCGCGTTGGTCGACCCCGTCTCCGGCAGGACGTCGAGTCGGGCGGCGACGGCGGCTGCACGGGGGAAGTCCATGGCGGTGCTCCTAGATCTCTTCCTCGTCGGCTTCTTCGTCGTCATCGTCCTCGTCGGAGCGGATGCTGCCCATTTCGTGCTCGTGCCACTCATCCCACTCCTGCATGAGCCGCTCGATCGCACCGTGGAACTTCTCGGAAGCGACTCCTGGCGTGGTGTCGCCGAAGTAATGCTGCACCCACATCTGCAGGCGGGCGATGGCCTCCGCGTCAGCGCCGACCCTCTCCACCTCGGCGACGATGTCGGCAGCGGCATCCGTCGTCAACCATTCGCAGTCGGCGAGGTACCCGGTGGTGTCGACCGAAGCCCGCTCATCTGCGGGGCGGGTGATCATCAGCGGCTTTCCTGCCGCGAGCCGGTCGTAGACCATCGCCGAGATGTCGACGATGGCGACATCGGCGGAGGCGAGCTGCCAGCCGAGATCCGGGCCGTTGTCGTAGACGTGCTGGGCGGTGGCATCCGCGACATTCGCGGCAGCCACTGCCGCGATGATCCGACGATGAGCGGCCCCGTACTCCTCGTCGACCACCCCGCTGCGCGGGTGCGGGCGGTAGATAACCCGATGGGTCCCCGTGGACAGCAGTGCGGTCACCAGCGCTTCGCCGTGGGTCGCGATCGAGCCGTAGTGCGCGCTCGGGCGGTCGCCCTCCCAGGTCGGGGCGTAGAGCACCACGGTGCGCTCGTCGGGGGTGTACGGCAGCGTTCCCGAGTAGTGGTCGGCCTGCGGCCGGCCGATCTCGATCGTCCGCGCATCGATGTCGTAGTTCCACAGTGTGCGGGAGAGCCGGTCACGCGCAGCCTGCCCGGCCACGAAGGCGTAGTCGTAGGCCTTGTACTGGTTCGTGGTCATGTACATCTTGTCGGACTCGCCGTGATTGATGAACACGTGCCAGCGGCGTCCGTACCGGAACATCTGGAAGTTTCGGGTGTTCTGGTTCACGTACAGGACGACGCGGATGTCCTGCTTCGCGATGAACTTCTCCAGGTCGCGCACCGTCGGCACGAAGGTGATCGGCGGGGCGCCCTCCTCCTCGAGCAGCTTTTCCGCACCGGTCGCGTTGCGGGAGATCACGACGACCGGCCAGCGCTTGGCGAGCTCCGCGAGCGGGCGGTACCACTGACGCATCTGGTACATGTTCACCGCACCGTCGGCGAAGTACACCGCCACCTTGAAGTGGGCGACCGGGAGCGGCCCGTCCGTCTGCAGCCGACGCCGCACGCGTTGCACGGCGGATCGCGAGACCAGCGCTCGCCTGAGCAGGCGATATGCCTTCGTCGCATCGGAAACTGCACCCATCCTTCCAGGATACTGAGTCGCCGCCGCCGTCACGGCTCCGCGAGATCACGATGCGGCGGCGACCTCGGGCCTCAGATCTCCGGTTGATCGAGGGCGTCGTCCTCCCCCGCATCCGCCGACGGCTGCAGGAAGTCGCCGTCCAGAGCGTGCCAGCGCTCCCACTCGGCCATCAGCTGCTCGATGGCCGCATGGAACTTCGCCGTCGCGACGCCCTGGCTCGTATCGCCGAAGTAGTGCCGTACCCAGTGCCGCAGCCGCGCAGTGGCCTCTTCGTCAGCCCGGACACGGTCCACCTCGGCGACCACACCGGCGGCCGCATCCGCCGTCAGCCACTCGCAGTCCGAGAGGTAGCCCTCGTCATCGATCCGCGCGAGAGGGTCGACAGGACGAGTGATCAGCAGCGGCTTCCCGATGGCGAGGCGGTCATAGATCATCGCCGAGACGTCGACGATGGCCACGTCGGCCGCCGCAAGCTGCCAACCCACCTCCGGCCCGTCGTCGTGGACGTGGTTGGCGCCCGGATCGGCGGTGTTCGCGGCGGCGATCGCGGCGATGATGCGCGCGCTGGCCGCCCCGTACGCCGGCGCGATCACCCCGCTGCGAGGATGCGGACGGTAGATCACCCTGTGCCGGCCGGTGGCGAGCAGTTCCGCGACGAGTCGCTCACCGTGCGAGATCACGGATCCGTAGCTCATCGACGCACGATCTCCCTCCCACGTCGGGGCGTACAGCACGACGGTGCGCTCGTCCGTCGGGTACGGCGTCGCGGCGAGATAGTGATCGGCCTGTGGCCGCCCGATCTCGAGGGTGCGCTGATCGACGTCGTAGCCCCAGAGGGTGCGCGAGAGCCGATCGCGCGCCGCCTGACCGGCGACCAGCGCGTAGTCGTACGCCTTGAACTGGTTGCTGACCATGTAGACCTTGTCGGATTCGCCGTGGTTGATGAACACATGCCAGCGGCGCCCGTACCGGAACATCTGGAAATTGCGGGTGTTCTGATTCACGTACAGGACGATCCGAATGTCCTGATCGGCGATGTACCGTTCCAGATCGCGGATCTTCGGAACGTATGCGACCGGCAGGACACCGTCGTCGAGAAGCGCTTCGGCGCCGACGGCGGAACGCGACAGCACGACGATCGGCCACCGTTCGGCCAGTTCCGTGAGGGGCCGGTACCACTGCCTGATCTGGTACATGTTCACGGCGGAATCGGCGAAATACACCGCTATCCGGAACTGATTCTCCGCCGGCGGTTCGACCCGGCTCCGCACCCGCTGGGCGGCCGCGCGCGACGCGACCGCGCGACGGATCAGACGGTAGGCCTTCTTCGAGTCTCTGATGACATGCATCCCTCGACGGTAATCAGCGAACCTCCGAGGTCCCCGTGACATGATCGACGGATGCATGACAACGAATCCGCAATGTCGCCGTCCGGCGTCTCGTTCGTCATGCCGGTTCTCAATGAACGCGCCTACCTCGAGCACGCCGTCGCATCCGTGCTCGCGCAGGAGCTCGACGGCCCGGCCGAGCTGGTGCTCGCCCTCGGCCCGTCCACAGACGGCACCACCGAACTCGCCCGAGAGCTCGCCGCCGACGACGATCGCATCCGGCTCGTCGACAACCCCGCCGCGCACATCCCGGTCGGGCTGAACGAGGCCATCCGAGCCAGTCGCTACGCGACGATCATCCGCGTGGATGCGCACTCGGAGCTCTCCCCCGGATACGCCGCTCGCGCGCTGCTCACCCTGGAGCGGACCGGGGCGGCGAACGTCGGCGGCGTCATGCGCGCCGACGGCCGCACCCCGTTCCAGAAGGCCGTCGCCCGTCTGTACAACTCCCCCATCGGCCTCGGTGGCGGTGCCTACCACGGCGGCAGCCACGAGGGCGAAGCCGAGTCCGCCTACCTCGGCGTGATGCGCCGGGAGGTGCTCGAAGAGGTCGGGCTGTTCGATGAAACCGTCCGTCGCGGCGAGGACTGGGAACTCAACCTGCGCATCCGGCAGGCAGGGCATCGCGTCTGGTTCGACCCGGCGCTGTCGGTCACCTACTGGCCTCGCGAGAGCTGGCTGCGCCTGGCGCGGCAGTTCAACGCGACGGGGGCATGGCGAGGCGAGCTGGTGCGGCGCTTCGGACGCCGTAACGGCATCCGCTACTTCGCCCCTCCCGCGCTGGTGGTCCTCATCGCCGTGGCACTGGTGGTCGCCGCGCTGCAGTTGATCGGCGTCATCACCGGTATCGCTTCGGTCATCGCGTCCCTCGTCTACCTACCCCTCGTCGCGTACGTGGTGCTGGTGCTGGGGGTCGCCCTCGCCCCCGGTGGCGGCGGTCTCCGTCAGCGATTGTGGACGCTGCTCGTGCTCCCCACGATGCACATCTCCTGGGGGCTCGGCTTCCTGGGTGGGGTGCTGCGCGGCGCGCGCGACACCGTCGACGCATCGCGCCTCGGAACCCGCAACACCCCGCTGCCGTAGTCACGGCGTAGGTCAGCGGGTCACGAACCCCTGATCGAGGATGCGGGCGACCACGCGCTGTGCGGCATGGCCGTCGTCGCGTGTGTTGAACTGGGCGCGCCAGGCCGCGTAGCGGGACGCGTATGCCGCCTCGTGCCCGGTATCGGCCAGAGCCGCCGTGAGTTCCTCCTGCGTGTGCACCAGCGGACCGGGCGCCCGGTCTGCGAGGTCGAAGTAGAACCCACGCAGCTCGCCGCGGTAGTGGTCGAGATCCGGCACCAGGAAGTACATCGGCTTGCCGGTGACGCTGAAGTCGAACATCACCGAGGAGTAGTCGGTGATCAGACCGTCGGCGGCGAGCAGCAGCTGCGCCGTCTCGGGATAGCCGGTGACGTCGATCACGCGTGCGCCCGCCCGGTCACGGCCCGGCTTCAGTGTGCGCGAGTGCCCGCGGACCAGGACGACCGCGTCGGCCTGCTGGGCAAGCAGCTCGAGG from Microbacterium sp. LWO13-1.2 includes the following:
- a CDS encoding CDP-glycerol glycerophosphotransferase family protein, translating into MGAVSDATKAYRLLRRALVSRSAVQRVRRRLQTDGPLPVAHFKVAVYFADGAVNMYQMRQWYRPLAELAKRWPVVVISRNATGAEKLLEEEGAPPITFVPTVRDLEKFIAKQDIRVVLYVNQNTRNFQMFRYGRRWHVFINHGESDKMYMTTNQYKAYDYAFVAGQAARDRLSRTLWNYDIDARTIEIGRPQADHYSGTLPYTPDERTVVLYAPTWEGDRPSAHYGSIATHGEALVTALLSTGTHRVIYRPHPRSGVVDEEYGAAHRRIIAAVAAANVADATAQHVYDNGPDLGWQLASADVAIVDISAMVYDRLAAGKPLMITRPADERASVDTTGYLADCEWLTTDAAADIVAEVERVGADAEAIARLQMWVQHYFGDTTPGVASEKFHGAIERLMQEWDEWHEHEMGSIRSDEDDDDEEADEEEI
- a CDS encoding glycosyltransferase family 2 protein gives rise to the protein MHDNESAMSPSGVSFVMPVLNERAYLEHAVASVLAQELDGPAELVLALGPSTDGTTELARELAADDDRIRLVDNPAAHIPVGLNEAIRASRYATIIRVDAHSELSPGYAARALLTLERTGAANVGGVMRADGRTPFQKAVARLYNSPIGLGGGAYHGGSHEGEAESAYLGVMRREVLEEVGLFDETVRRGEDWELNLRIRQAGHRVWFDPALSVTYWPRESWLRLARQFNATGAWRGELVRRFGRRNGIRYFAPPALVVLIAVALVVAALQLIGVITGIASVIASLVYLPLVAYVVLVLGVALAPGGGGLRQRLWTLLVLPTMHISWGLGFLGGVLRGARDTVDASRLGTRNTPLP
- a CDS encoding CDP-glycerol glycerophosphotransferase family protein encodes the protein MHVIRDSKKAYRLIRRAVASRAAAQRVRSRVEPPAENQFRIAVYFADSAVNMYQIRQWYRPLTELAERWPIVVLSRSAVGAEALLDDGVLPVAYVPKIRDLERYIADQDIRIVLYVNQNTRNFQMFRYGRRWHVFINHGESDKVYMVSNQFKAYDYALVAGQAARDRLSRTLWGYDVDQRTLEIGRPQADHYLAATPYPTDERTVVLYAPTWEGDRASMSYGSVISHGERLVAELLATGRHRVIYRPHPRSGVIAPAYGAASARIIAAIAAANTADPGANHVHDDGPEVGWQLAAADVAIVDVSAMIYDRLAIGKPLLITRPVDPLARIDDEGYLSDCEWLTADAAAGVVAEVDRVRADEEATARLRHWVRHYFGDTSQGVATAKFHAAIEQLMAEWERWHALDGDFLQPSADAGEDDALDQPEI